The Bradyrhizobium barranii subsp. barranii genome segment CTTGCTCGTGTTCGGGCGACGATAGACCGCCTCGATCCCCATGCGCTTCATCAGCGTCGCGATGTGGCGGCGACCGGCGTATACGCCCTCCCGCCGCAGCAACGATCGCAGCATACGCGCTCCCGCGAAGGGATAATCGAGATGCAGCTCATCGAGCCGACGCATCAAGGCAAGGTCCTCGGCCGAAACTGGCCGAGGTTCATAGTAGACCGTGCTGCGAGCCAGCTTCAGGACCTTCGCCTGGCGCACGATAGAAAGATCATGATCGCGGTCGATCATCGCTTTGCGCTCAGCAGGCCCGCCTTGGTGAGCGCGCCGGACAAAAAATCGTTTTCCAACGCCAGCTCGCCGATCTTGGCATGTAACGCCTTCAAATCGACCGGCGTCTCGGCCGATGTCTTGTCATGCCCAAACACGCCGGCGGCGCCTTCCAGGAGCTGGTTTTTCCAGATCGTGATCTGGTTCGGATGAACATCAAACAGTTGCGCCAGCTCCGCCAGTGTCTTGTCGCCTTTGACCGCAGCCAAAGCAACCTTCGCCTTGAATGCCGGAGAATGCGTCCGGCGGCTCTTCTTCGTCATCTTCGCTCCTGATTCGCAGCAAGAATCCTCGCCGCTGTCAGGCAGAAAATCCACTCAAGCTACTGTCCGAATTTGCGGGGCCAGCTCTAGGCTCCGCATCTCACCTAAGCGACGCACGTGAGCGTGTGCTCACCAGGTGCCCGCTTGACAAGCGTATCCTTCGGCTGGAATGGTCCGCGCGCCTGAGCTTCCCTAAGGACCTCAAGGCGGTGAGCTTTGCGTGGTCGCATCCGCAACGATGATGGGCGCCATGTCCGACGCCGCTGAATAGCTGGATCAGAAGGTTTTCGAGAAGGCCGCGCCGGCAAAGTGCGGCCTTCTTGCGTTGCAGGCATTTTCTAGCGGAAGCCAACGAGGGCGCGATTTAGCTCGTGCGCTAGTACCCACTTTTCTTGGAACGTGAGTCGTGATTCAAGGTCGGGATGATACCCGAAGCAAGAGAAGTCCACCTTTCGAGGAAAGATCGCAAGGTGCTTGAGGCGTGCTGTCGCTCACCGGTGACGTTGCAGCGCGATTTGAAGCGGGCGCGGATAGTTCTGTTGGCGGCGGATGGGCGCAGCACCCGGTCGATCGCCAAGGAAGTTGGGGTCCAGCCGCGGATTGTCAGCCTTTGGCGGCATCGCTATGCCGACCATGGCCTTGAAGGGCTGCAAGACAAGCCGCGGCCTGGCAAGCAGCCGATCTATACGAAGACGACCGACAAGCGGATTCTGAAGCTGCTGGATAAGCCGCCACCGCAAGGGTTTGCGCGCTGGACCGGCCCCCTGCTGGCCGAGGCGCTGGGCGATGTCGATGTCCAATATGTCTGGCGGTTCCTGCGCAGCCACAAGATTGACCTGGTGGCTCGCAAGTCCTGGTGCGAGAGCAACGACCCGAACTTTACGGCCAAAGCCGCCGATGTTGTCGGCCTCTATGTCGCGCCGCCGGCGAAGGCCATTGTGCTGTGCGTGGACGAGAAGCCCTCGATCCAGGCTTTGGAGCGAGCGCAGGGTTATCTGAAGTTGCCCAATGGCCGCGCCTTGACCGGCCAAAGCCACGATTACAAGCGGCATGGCACCACAACATTGTTTGCGGCGCTCGAAGTCGCCACCGGAAAGATCATCGCGACCCATTCAAAACGCCGGCGCCGCGTCGAGTTTCTCGATTTCATGAACAGCGTCACCGCGGCTTTTCCGAACCGCAAGCTTCACGTCATCCTCGACAACCTCAACACCCATAAAAAGAACGAGGACTGGCTCAAGGCCCACCCCAACGTGCAATTTCATTTCACGCCGACAAGTGCGTCATGGCTCAATCAGGTCGAAGTATGGTTTTCCATCTTGCAGGGGCAGTCGCTCAGCGGCACCTCCTTCACGAGCCTCAAGCAGCTTCAGGAACACATCGATGCCTACGTCAACGCATACAACGACAGAGCCGAACCCTTCGTCTGGACCAAGAAAAAGGTCCGTCAACGCCGTTTCAAAGGCCGCCGTATCACTCAGCTCTGATTCCGGGTACTAGTATGGCAGTCTGTAGCGTATCCGCCCGGCGTAGCCGCAGACGAAGTGGTTAGCGCTTAAGCAGTCGAGGGTTTTCCTTGGGGGATGTCCGCTCGATGTTGAAGCTGGCAGAGCCGAAGTTCCCGATAATACCACGGAGGGCGGTCTCCGTGCGAGCTATAAAGAGGAGCTGATCGACTCCCCCTACCAATTACAGCGTCATGCGGGCGTGGGCCTGATTCGGCATGCAAGAGAACGATGGGGCGAAGGCACGGTCTGCGATAGCGGCAGGCCGACCACGTTTAGCGAACGAACAGGCTGGGCGGTGCGAGTGCCGCTCAGCTACGGGGCCGCGGCCTCGTCAGCTTCTCGAAAGCAGGTGAAACCAGCAATGGACTGCAGGGCAGGGGTAGCGCGTGCATAAGGCCGAAAAGCCTCGAAAGGACCAATGATATAGCGCGACAATCAGGATGAGAGCGGCGCGTCAATCAAGATGAGACGAGGCGGCCGAGTCAGGAGATAATTGACGCTGGCCGTCGACTTGGCAAGCGTTGATTGACGCTGCGCGACAATCAAGCGGCGCTGCCAGCGTCAATCAAAGTCTTGTCGAGTTCGTTTGGGGTAGTGTGAACAGGCGGCCGGCCTGGACCGCGCTTGCGATCGAGGGCAACTTTTCGACGGTAACTTTCGACGTTCATCTCGAGGATCGTGGCGTGGTGGACCAAACGATCGATGGCAGCCAACGTCATTGCTTGGTCCGGGAAGATACGCCCCCATTCGCCAAATGGCTGATTGGCCGTGATCAGCAGCGAGCGTCGTTCGTAGCGGGCGGCGATCAACTCGAACAACACACTGGTTTCCGCCTGATCCTTGCTTACATATGTGATGTCGTCGAGGATCAGGAGGTCATAGCGATCGAGTTTGGTGATCGCGGACTCCAGCGCCAACTCGCGCCGCGCGACCTGCAGCCGTTGCACCAGATCAGTGGTGCGCGCGAAGAGAACGCGCCAACCGTTCTCGACGAGAGCCAAGCCGATCGCCGCGCCGAGATGGGTCTTGCCGCCGCCCGGTGGACCGAACAACAGCAAATTGGCGCCGGCCTTCAACCAGGCGTCGCCGGCGGCGAGCGCCATCGCTTGTGCCTTTGATAGCATCGGCACGCTTTCGAAGTCGAAGGTTGCGAGCGTCTTGCCGGCGGGCAAACGCGCTTCCACCATGTGTCGCTCGATCCGACGGCGGGTGCGATCGGCGGCCTCGTGCTCGGCAAGGGCGGCGAGGAAGCGGGCGGCAGGCCACCCTTCCTTGTCCGACTGTGCGGCGAGCTTCGGCCAGATCGCCTTGACGCCCGGCAGGCGGAGCTCATTGAGAAGCAGCTCGACACGGGCAGCATCGACGGAGGTAGCGATACCGGTCATGCTGCCTCTCCCAGGTTCGAGCGGCCCGACATGACGCTGACGGAGGCGAGTTCATCGTAGACGTCGAGCGGCGCCAGCTTGACGGCGACACGCGGGATCGAGGCCGCCTCGGGCCGGAAGCGGTCGCGCAGCGCGGCAAGATCGGGTAACTGCCCGGCGTCCAGATTCATCGCGATCGCCTCGGCGAGTTCTGCTTCGCAGGCGCGCTCGTGAGCCAGCGCCAGAAGCTCGACCGTCACCTTGCAGGCGCGCCGGTCATCACCATGCTCCCGCAAGGTCTCGAACAGACGTTTGTAAGCTGCTCGCGGGAAGAGTTGGTCGCGATAAACGAGATTGAGGAGCGCCATCGGCTTGCGCCGCAGGGCATGGATGACGTGCCGGTAATCCACGACATGACCGCCGTGGCTCTCGGACACAGGCCGACCGCGCCGCAGCGTTACGACCGGTGTGACGCCAAGGAAGCATTCGAGCCGGTCGTCGAAGATGCGCACACGCAGGCGATGGCCGATCAATCTTGAAGGCACGGTGTAGAACACGCGCCGCAGGATGAAGCCGCCTGACGACGTCACCGGGATCACTTTCTCCTCGAAGTCGGTCGTGCGGCCTTTTGGCAGCGGCGCCAATGCCTCCTTCTCGAGCGCGATCGGCTTGGCGAGGTTGGCGTTGCGCCGGCCGACAATCTCGTCGACAAAAGCCCGGTACGCATCGAGACTGGCGAAGTCGCGCGTCCCCCGCAGCAACAGCGCATCTTCCAGTGCCCGCTTGAGATGGCCGTGCGCGCTCTCGATCGAGCCGTTCTCATGTGCGATGCCCGCATTGTTGCGCGTTGGCGCCATGCCATAGTGGCCCATCAGCCCGGCGTAGCGCTGCGTCAGATCCTCCCGTGCGTCGGCGGCCAGATTGCGGAACGCTGCCGACAGGCTGTCGCTGCGATGCTCCCGCGGCACGCCGCCAAGCGCCCACAGCGCGTTCTGCAAGCCCTCTGCCAGGGCGACGAAGCTTTCGCCGCCGAGCACGACATGGGCATGCTCGAAGCCGGAGAACGCCAACCGGAAGTGATAGAGCCGGTGATCGAGCGGCTCACCCGCGATGGTAATACCGAGCGCGCTCACGTCGGTGAAGTCGGACAGACCCAGGCGGCCGGGCTCGTGCTGCTGGCGGAAGATCACGTCCTGTTCGGGGCCGTTGAGCGCCCGCCAGGCGTTGATGCGCCGCTCCAGCGTGCGGCGGATGTTCGGGTTCAGGTCATGATGCCGTCGGCGCAACTCGTCCAGCACGCCGATCACGCGGATGCCGGGCGCAGCCTTCAGGATCGGAACGATCTCGGCCTCCCAATACTGCGCGAGCGGATCGGACCGGCGCCGGCCCCTCGGCGTCTTCTTCTGCGATGGCGGGCGACAATCGCCCTCGATTCGATACGCGCTTGCCTTCGAGAACCCCGCCTTGGCCGCGGCGGCTTCGGGGGACAGTGTCTGTCGGTAGGTCATGTACAGCCTCATCTGGTGGTCGGTGATGTGGAAGCCAGGCAAGGCATCGATTCCCTCTTGTCGAGACGAATCAACAGCTTGCACCAGCCGCACCCGGCCGCCAGACGGGTCCGCAAACGCGCGACGCCGATGGGGACGGTCCTCCGGTCGGGCTACGCCCTCCCTTCGGTCCGCCCCCATCGGCGCAGTCTCACCTTGATTGTCGCTGGAGTCTCACCCTGATCGCCGCCGCGCACAATGATGTCGATTAGGGTATTTGGTGTGATTGATCGCCACTTTCGGAAAACTCCTTTCGCTCCGCCCAGTATGTTCGCGGTTCGCGATCGGCGAATAACTGGAACCCGACGCCGGCCAAGCGTCAGCCGTTAGATCAGGGCGAAGCCCTCGCTACCCACAAACGGAATGACCGCAGATTGCTCTGCGGCCCACCGGATCAAAATATGCTTGTCGGTACTGAAATGGGCAGACCGGCTCTGCCCGCCAGCATTAGCACCGAAGTGGCCCTTCTTCTCCCCGGGCAATTACGGATGGTCACGGGAGGCTCCGTGTCCGGAAAGACATTCGCTGGAGAGAAATTCCTTTCCGATGCTAACGGCAAACCGCGAGCGGCGGCGGGATAGCTCTCCCGGTAGTGCGAAGCGCTCGCACCCAAGGCGGCCGAAGCACAAGAACCAGCAACCCGAACGGCCGGCGGAGTGAGGAGGTCTGGCTTTTCCAGGGCGAAGGCCTCGCTATCCATGCGGCAGGAAATGCTCTTTTG includes the following:
- a CDS encoding IS3-like element ISRj2 family transposase (programmed frameshift); its protein translation is MTKKSRRTHSPAFKAKVALAAVKGDKTLAELAQLFDVHPNQITIWKNQLLEGAAGVFGHDKTSAETPVDLKALHAKIGELALENGFFVRRAHQGGPAERKAMIDRDHDLSIVRQAKVLKLARSTVYYEPRPVSAEDLALMRRLDELHLDYPFAGARMLRSLLRREGVYAGRRHIATLMKRMGIEAVYRRPNTSKPAPGHKIYPYLLRGLKIERPDHAWAMDITYIPMRRGFVYLAAVVDVFSRRVLAHRVSITMEAAFCVEAVQEALAKHGRPEIFNTDQGSQFTSLEFTDVLLDAKIAISMDGKGAWRDNVFVERLWRTVKYEEAYLRAYDSVSEARASIAKYLAFYNQGRPHSSLDGRTPDEAYFGTQAMVMAA
- a CDS encoding IS630-like element ISRj1 family transposase, coding for MIPEAREVHLSRKDRKVLEACCRSPVTLQRDLKRARIVLLAADGRSTRSIAKEVGVQPRIVSLWRHRYADHGLEGLQDKPRPGKQPIYTKTTDKRILKLLDKPPPQGFARWTGPLLAEALGDVDVQYVWRFLRSHKIDLVARKSWCESNDPNFTAKAADVVGLYVAPPAKAIVLCVDEKPSIQALERAQGYLKLPNGRALTGQSHDYKRHGTTTLFAALEVATGKIIATHSKRRRRVEFLDFMNSVTAAFPNRKLHVILDNLNTHKKNEDWLKAHPNVQFHFTPTSASWLNQVEVWFSILQGQSLSGTSFTSLKQLQEHIDAYVNAYNDRAEPFVWTKKKVRQRRFKGRRITQL
- the istB gene encoding IS21-like element helper ATPase IstB, with translation MTGIATSVDAARVELLLNELRLPGVKAIWPKLAAQSDKEGWPAARFLAALAEHEAADRTRRRIERHMVEARLPAGKTLATFDFESVPMLSKAQAMALAAGDAWLKAGANLLLFGPPGGGKTHLGAAIGLALVENGWRVLFARTTDLVQRLQVARRELALESAITKLDRYDLLILDDITYVSKDQAETSVLFELIAARYERRSLLITANQPFGEWGRIFPDQAMTLAAIDRLVHHATILEMNVESYRRKVALDRKRGPGRPPVHTTPNELDKTLIDAGSAA
- the istA gene encoding IS21 family transposase — translated: MPGFHITDHQMRLYMTYRQTLSPEAAAAKAGFSKASAYRIEGDCRPPSQKKTPRGRRRSDPLAQYWEAEIVPILKAAPGIRVIGVLDELRRRHHDLNPNIRRTLERRINAWRALNGPEQDVIFRQQHEPGRLGLSDFTDVSALGITIAGEPLDHRLYHFRLAFSGFEHAHVVLGGESFVALAEGLQNALWALGGVPREHRSDSLSAAFRNLAADAREDLTQRYAGLMGHYGMAPTRNNAGIAHENGSIESAHGHLKRALEDALLLRGTRDFASLDAYRAFVDEIVGRRNANLAKPIALEKEALAPLPKGRTTDFEEKVIPVTSSGGFILRRVFYTVPSRLIGHRLRVRIFDDRLECFLGVTPVVTLRRGRPVSESHGGHVVDYRHVIHALRRKPMALLNLVYRDQLFPRAAYKRLFETLREHGDDRRACKVTVELLALAHERACEAELAEAIAMNLDAGQLPDLAALRDRFRPEAASIPRVAVKLAPLDVYDELASVSVMSGRSNLGEAA